AGGAACCATCATGAAAAAGACCAATTTTGCTGTCGCTGCTGCTGTTACTAGTCTTCTTGCTGTAGGTGCAACTACCCTGACAGCTGCTCCCGCTCAAGCAGCAGAGAAAGAAAAATGCTATGGCGTGGTGAAAGCCGGTAAAAACGACTGTGCAACGAACAACAGCTCTTGTGCGGGTACATCT
The nucleotide sequence above comes from Grimontia kaedaensis. Encoded proteins:
- a CDS encoding BufA1 family periplasmic bufferin-type metallophore, which produces MKKTNFAVAAAVTSLLAVGATTLTAAPAQAAEKEKCYGVVKAGKNDCATNNSSCAGTSTKDSQTDAFVVVPKGLCERLVGGSTTSS